A region of Neovison vison isolate M4711 chromosome 7, ASM_NN_V1, whole genome shotgun sequence DNA encodes the following proteins:
- the HSPB2 gene encoding heat shock protein beta-2 isoform X1 yields the protein MSGRSVPHAHPATTEYEFANPSRLGEQRFGEGLLPEEILAPTLYHGYYVRPRATAAGEGSRAGASELRLSEGKFQAFLDVSHFTPDEVTVRTVDNLLEVSARHPQRLDRHGFVSREFCRTYVLPADVDPWRVRAALSHDGILNLEAPRGGRHLDTEVNEVYISLLPAPPDPEEEEEATGVEP from the exons ATGTCGGGCCGCTCGGTGCCACATGCCCACCCGGCCACCACCGAGTACGAATTTGCCAACCCCAGCCGCCTGGGCGAGCAGCGCTTCGGAGAAG gcCTTCTGCCAGAAGAGATCCTGGCCCCCACCCTCTACCATGGCTACTATGTCCGGCCCCGGGCCACCGCAGCTggggagggcagcagggcaggGGCCTCTGAGCTTAGGCTCAGTGAGGGCAAGTTTCAGGCATTTCTGGATGTGAGCCACTTTACCCCAGATGAGGTGACCGTGAGGACTGTGGACAACCTGCTGGAAGTGTCTGCCCGGCACCCCCAGCGCCTGGACCGCCACGGCTTCGTGTCCCGAGAGTTCTGCCGCACCTATGTCTTGCCTGCTGATGTGGACCCTTGGCGGGTCCGCGCTGCCCTCTCCCATGATGGCATCCTTAATCTGGAGGCACCGCGGGGTGGCCGACACTTGGACACAGAGGTCAATGAGGTCTACATCTCCCTGCTCCCCGCACCTCCTGATcccgaggaagaggaggaggcaacTGGAGTTGAGCCCTGA
- the HSPB2 gene encoding heat shock protein beta-2 isoform X2 has protein sequence MSGRSVPHAHPATTEYEFANPSRLGEQRFGEDEVTVRTVDNLLEVSARHPQRLDRHGFVSREFCRTYVLPADVDPWRVRAALSHDGILNLEAPRGGRHLDTEVNEVYISLLPAPPDPEEEEEATGVEP, from the exons ATGTCGGGCCGCTCGGTGCCACATGCCCACCCGGCCACCACCGAGTACGAATTTGCCAACCCCAGCCGCCTGGGCGAGCAGCGCTTCGGAGAAG ATGAGGTGACCGTGAGGACTGTGGACAACCTGCTGGAAGTGTCTGCCCGGCACCCCCAGCGCCTGGACCGCCACGGCTTCGTGTCCCGAGAGTTCTGCCGCACCTATGTCTTGCCTGCTGATGTGGACCCTTGGCGGGTCCGCGCTGCCCTCTCCCATGATGGCATCCTTAATCTGGAGGCACCGCGGGGTGGCCGACACTTGGACACAGAGGTCAATGAGGTCTACATCTCCCTGCTCCCCGCACCTCCTGATcccgaggaagaggaggaggcaacTGGAGTTGAGCCCTGA
- the C7H11orf52 gene encoding uncharacterized protein C11orf52 homolog, protein MGNQLCCAGSWSCPSTSQRKKKTGSQARRAPKQQQQQQQQQQNGVKAHDTRGPIYEQVFEKPATQERSQGLRLKESSLHYADIQVCSSTQPRSAREVKHLQSENATQYATLRFPQATPRYDSKNGTLV, encoded by the exons ATGGGAAACCAGCTCTGCTGCGCGGGAAGCTG GAGCTGCCCATCAACttcccagaggaaaaagaaaacgg GAAGCCAAGCAAGACGGGCCccgaagcagcagcagcagcagcagcagcagcagcagaatggTGTAAAG GCCCATGACACAAGAGGACCTATTTATGAACAGGTGTTCGAGAAGCCGGCGACTCAGGAGCGGAGTCAAGGCCTCAGGTTGAAGGAGAGCAGCTTGCATTATGCAGACATTCAAGTGTGCAGCTCCACCCAGCCGCGCTCTGCTCGGGAGGTGAAACACCTGCAGTCAGAAAATGCTACGCAGTACGCCACCCTCCGCTTCCCCCAGGCCACACCGCGCTATGACAGCAAGAACGGGACCCTAGTGTGA